In Temnothorax longispinosus isolate EJ_2023e chromosome 10, Tlon_JGU_v1, whole genome shotgun sequence, a single window of DNA contains:
- the LOC139820489 gene encoding uncharacterized protein isoform X1, whose translation MINVVDKYFSLNRILLLIVGLWPYEKSKYVQLQLICIFSILISCVMFQLTTILTSKCTAEFIIKILSAALFFSSFVIKYNSFYVNDETVKYLMEQIQHIYNDLRDNNEIAIVERYASNAKHYTAGLTMIIVAGSFIFVGAQVWPDFIHIILSANVSQSRNLQISTEYFIDQKRYFFLSLFHINAAMIIGCFVLTATGTMLIAYLQHACGMFKIASYRIERAIQIYIPKNINMQNEIMVYKGIIRAVDIHRKAMIFSNCLRSKFEISFMFLIAVGVLTLSLNIFRVFQIVLFGYNSEEFLMNLVIASICFLYMFMANFIGQQIIDHNNRVFATAYKVRWYATPLHIQRLILFLLQRGNKNFGLCVGGLFIASIECFATLTNASISYFTIMYTIMR comes from the exons ATGATCAATGTTGTGGATAAATACTTCAGTCTTAACCGAATTCTTTTGCTGATAGTTGGTTTGTGGCCGTATGAAAAATCCAAGTATGTTCAACTGCAATTAATCTGCATCTTCAGTATTCTTATATCTTGCGTTATGTTTCAG cTTACAACAATTTTGACTTCAAAATGTACTGCAGAATTTATCATAAAGATTCTATCTGCTGCACTCTTTTTCAGCAGCTTTGTCATAAAATACAATTCCTTTTATGTCAATGATGAAACG GTAAAGTATTTAATGGAACAAATTCAGCATATCTACAATGACTTAAGAGACAATAACGAAATTGCTATCGTAGAAAGATATGCAAGTAACGCAAAACATTATACAGCTGGTCTTACAA tGATTATCGTTGCTggttcatttatttttgtgggTGCCCAAGTATGGCCAGattttatacacattatatTATCTGCGAACGTATCTCAATCACGTAATCTGCAGATCTCcactgaatattttattgatcaaaaaagatatttcttcttATCGCTCTTCCATATAAATGCAGCTATGATCATAGGATGTTTCGTATTGACAGCGACAGGAACAATGCTAATTGCATATCTTCAACATGCCTGTGGAATGTTTAAAATTGCTAG ttACCGTATTGAGAGAGCGATACAGATTTATATACCAAAGAATATTAACATGCAGAACGAGATTATGGTTTATAAAGGCATAATTCGTGCTGTGGATATTCATCGAAAAGCTATGAT ATTCTCTAACTGTCTAAGatctaaatttgaaatatcattCATGTTTTTAATCGCGGTCGGAGTGCTTACTTTAagtctaaatatttttcga GTCTTTCAGATTGTATTATTCGGATATAATTCtgaagaatttttaatgaatcTTGTAATTGCATCTATCTGTTTTCTATACATGTTTATGGCCAATTTTATCGGACAACAAATTATAGATCACAATAACCGCGTATTTGCCACTGc ATACAAAGTTCGATGGTACGCAACTCCTTTACACATACAAAGATTGATACTATTTCTGTTACAAAGAGGCAATAAGAATTTTGGCCTGTGTGTCGGTGGATTGTTCATAGCATCTATAGAATGTTTTGCCAcg CTAACCAATGCATCCATATCTTATTTTACTATCATGTATACTATCATgcgataa
- the LOC139820489 gene encoding uncharacterized protein isoform X3, which translates to MINVVDKYFSLNRILLLIVGLWPYEKSNSFVIKYNSFYVNDETVKYLMEQIQHIYNDLRDNNEIAIVERYASNAKHYTAGLTMIIVAGSFIFVGAQVWPDFIHIILSANVSQSRNLQISTEYFIDQKRYFFLSLFHINAAMIIGCFVLTATGTMLIAYLQHACGMFKIASYRIERAIQIYIPKNINMQNEIMVYKGIIRAVDIHRKAMIFSNCLRSKFEISFMFLIAVGVLTLSLNIFRVFQIVLFGYNSEEFLMNLVIASICFLYMFMANFIGQQIIDHNNRVFATAYKVRWYATPLHIQRLILFLLQRGNKNFGLCVGGLFIASIECFATLTNASISYFTIMYTIMR; encoded by the exons ATGATCAATGTTGTGGATAAATACTTCAGTCTTAACCGAATTCTTTTGCTGATAGTTGGTTTGTGGCCGTATGAAAAATCCAA CAGCTTTGTCATAAAATACAATTCCTTTTATGTCAATGATGAAACG GTAAAGTATTTAATGGAACAAATTCAGCATATCTACAATGACTTAAGAGACAATAACGAAATTGCTATCGTAGAAAGATATGCAAGTAACGCAAAACATTATACAGCTGGTCTTACAA tGATTATCGTTGCTggttcatttatttttgtgggTGCCCAAGTATGGCCAGattttatacacattatatTATCTGCGAACGTATCTCAATCACGTAATCTGCAGATCTCcactgaatattttattgatcaaaaaagatatttcttcttATCGCTCTTCCATATAAATGCAGCTATGATCATAGGATGTTTCGTATTGACAGCGACAGGAACAATGCTAATTGCATATCTTCAACATGCCTGTGGAATGTTTAAAATTGCTAG ttACCGTATTGAGAGAGCGATACAGATTTATATACCAAAGAATATTAACATGCAGAACGAGATTATGGTTTATAAAGGCATAATTCGTGCTGTGGATATTCATCGAAAAGCTATGAT ATTCTCTAACTGTCTAAGatctaaatttgaaatatcattCATGTTTTTAATCGCGGTCGGAGTGCTTACTTTAagtctaaatatttttcga GTCTTTCAGATTGTATTATTCGGATATAATTCtgaagaatttttaatgaatcTTGTAATTGCATCTATCTGTTTTCTATACATGTTTATGGCCAATTTTATCGGACAACAAATTATAGATCACAATAACCGCGTATTTGCCACTGc ATACAAAGTTCGATGGTACGCAACTCCTTTACACATACAAAGATTGATACTATTTCTGTTACAAAGAGGCAATAAGAATTTTGGCCTGTGTGTCGGTGGATTGTTCATAGCATCTATAGAATGTTTTGCCAcg CTAACCAATGCATCCATATCTTATTTTACTATCATGTATACTATCATgcgataa
- the LOC139820488 gene encoding uncharacterized protein isoform X1, with protein MINVVDKYFNLNRILLLTVGLWPYEKSKYVQLQLICVYSILISGIIFQLTTMLTSKCTAEFIIKILSPSIGSSGLVIKYNAFYVNSKTVKFLMEQVQHIYNDLRDNNEIAIVEKYGSIAKHYTTGLTMVFLFGLFIFVSIQLWPNFTYIILPANTSRSHHSPITMEYFVDQKKYFYLPLFHINATMVIGCFVVISTGSMLIAYLQHACGMFEIASYRIERAIQICISNNIKVQNEILAYKGIIHAVDIHRKAITFSSYLISKFEISFMSLIAVGVLALSLSSFRVFQIVLFGYNSEEFLVNLVIALMCFIYMFLANFIGQQIIDHNNHVFATAYKVRWYVTPLHIQRLILLLLQRGNKSFGLCVGGLFIASIECFATVKHILYTFYIPTNIYHVQIFHI; from the exons ATGATCAATGTTGTAGATAAATACTTCAATCTTAACCGAATTCTTTTGCTGACAGTTGGTTTGTGGCCGTATGAAAAATCCAAATATGTTCAACTGCAATTAATCTGCGTCTATAGTATACTTATATCTGGCATTATATTTCAG CTCACAACAATGTTAACTTCAAAATGTACCGCAGAATTCATCATAAAGATTTTATCTCCCTCTATCGGTTCCAGTGGCCtagtcataaaatataatgcttTTTATGTTAATAGTAAAACG GTAAAGTTTTTAATGGAACAAGTTCAGCATATCTATAACGATTTAAGAGACAATAACGAAATTGCTATCGTAGAAAAATATGGAAGTATCGCGAAACATTATACAACTGGTCTTACAA TGGTTTTTCTATTTGGTTTGTTTATTTTCGTGAGTATCCAATTATGGCCAaactttacatatattatattacctGCAAACACATCTCGATCACATCATTCGCCAATTACCATGGAATATTTTGTCGatcaaaaaaaatatttctacttaccgctttttcatataaatgcaACTATGGTGATAGGATGTTTCGTAGTGATATCAACAGGTTCAATGCTGATTGCATATCTTCAACATGCCTGCGGAATGTTTGAAATTGCtag ttaTCGTATTGAGAGAGCAATACAAATttgtatatcaaataatattaaggtGCAGAACGAGATTCTGGCTTATAAAGGCATAATTCATGCTGTAGATATTCATCGAAAAGCTATAAC ATTCTCTAGCTATCTAATatctaaatttgaaatatcattTATGTCCTTAATCGCTGTCGGAGTGCTCGCTTTAAGCCTAAGTAGTTTTCGA GTCTTTCAGATTGTATTATTCGGATATAATTCTGAAGAATTTCTGGTTAATCTTGTAATTGCACttatgtgttttatatatatgtttttggCCAATTTCATTGGACAACAAATTATAGATCATAATAACCACGTATTTGCCACTGC aTACAAAGTTCGATGGTACGTAACTCCTTTACACATACAAAGATTAATACTACTTCTGTTGCAAAGAGGCAATAAGAGTTTTGGCCTGTGTGTCGGTGGATTGTTCATAGCATCTATAGAATGTTTTGCAACggtaaaacatattttatatacgttttataTACCTACTAATATTTACCatgtacaaatatttcatatatga
- the LOC139820488 gene encoding uncharacterized protein isoform X2 has translation MINVVDKYFNLNRILLLTVGLWPYEKSKYVQLQLICVYSILISGIIFQLTTMLTSKCTAEFIIKILSPSIGSSGLVIKYNAFYVNSKTVKFLMEQVQHIYNDLRDNNEIAIVEKYGSIAKHYTTGLTMVFLFGLFIFVSIQLWPNFTYIILPANTSRSHHSPITMEYFVDQKKYFYLPLFHINATMVIGCFVVISTGSMLIAYLQHACGMFEIASYRIERAIQICISNNIKVQNEILAYKGIIHAVDIHRKAITFSSYLISKFEISFMSLIAVGVLALSLSSFRVFQIVLFGYNSEEFLVNLVIALMCFIYMFLANFIGQQIIDHNNHVFATAYKVRWYVTPLHIQRLILLLLQRGNKSFGLCVGGLFIASIECFATLTNAAVSYSALMYSMR, from the exons ATGATCAATGTTGTAGATAAATACTTCAATCTTAACCGAATTCTTTTGCTGACAGTTGGTTTGTGGCCGTATGAAAAATCCAAATATGTTCAACTGCAATTAATCTGCGTCTATAGTATACTTATATCTGGCATTATATTTCAG CTCACAACAATGTTAACTTCAAAATGTACCGCAGAATTCATCATAAAGATTTTATCTCCCTCTATCGGTTCCAGTGGCCtagtcataaaatataatgcttTTTATGTTAATAGTAAAACG GTAAAGTTTTTAATGGAACAAGTTCAGCATATCTATAACGATTTAAGAGACAATAACGAAATTGCTATCGTAGAAAAATATGGAAGTATCGCGAAACATTATACAACTGGTCTTACAA TGGTTTTTCTATTTGGTTTGTTTATTTTCGTGAGTATCCAATTATGGCCAaactttacatatattatattacctGCAAACACATCTCGATCACATCATTCGCCAATTACCATGGAATATTTTGTCGatcaaaaaaaatatttctacttaccgctttttcatataaatgcaACTATGGTGATAGGATGTTTCGTAGTGATATCAACAGGTTCAATGCTGATTGCATATCTTCAACATGCCTGCGGAATGTTTGAAATTGCtag ttaTCGTATTGAGAGAGCAATACAAATttgtatatcaaataatattaaggtGCAGAACGAGATTCTGGCTTATAAAGGCATAATTCATGCTGTAGATATTCATCGAAAAGCTATAAC ATTCTCTAGCTATCTAATatctaaatttgaaatatcattTATGTCCTTAATCGCTGTCGGAGTGCTCGCTTTAAGCCTAAGTAGTTTTCGA GTCTTTCAGATTGTATTATTCGGATATAATTCTGAAGAATTTCTGGTTAATCTTGTAATTGCACttatgtgttttatatatatgtttttggCCAATTTCATTGGACAACAAATTATAGATCATAATAACCACGTATTTGCCACTGC aTACAAAGTTCGATGGTACGTAACTCCTTTACACATACAAAGATTAATACTACTTCTGTTGCAAAGAGGCAATAAGAGTTTTGGCCTGTGTGTCGGTGGATTGTTCATAGCATCTATAGAATGTTTTGCAACg cTAACCAATGCAGCTGTATCTTACTCTGCTCTCATGTATTCAATGCGATAG